ttaattaaaattaaaataaaaagacaatgtgaatttaaaatatccaaaaaatttataaaatgttgaaaaaataataaagttaTTCAAACAAAATCATTTTTACCAATTtttaattgtcatgtacaatggagcaataaaaatgaattttaaaatataatatttaaataaaattattatatttaatttatacttTTACTATAATATTTCCTAAATGTCATATtcttttactttttattatttaatcatattttctAGTTGTTAGAAAACAAAAAATGAGTTCAATTAGATTCTCAACTTGTcttaattttggaaatattatgATGCTACTTTACAGTTTTCAACTTCCAATTCTAATTTTCAGTTTTGGTTTTTGATTTCCCTTTCGTCATGTCAGTCAATAGTCAGCAAATTGTTCCTCAAATCGAAAAAGGTTTCAACTTTCAACTTAAAACAAGCAGTTTAAACTTTAAACATTTGATGTGCTTCTCCttcttttagaaaaaaataataataattttctgtGAAGGCAAGAGCACAACCATAAAATTTAACCCCGCGCATTAATTACAAGCGCAGAAGCAGTACAATTTTTCATACAATCAAAACTGTCTAGAGTAATTTCAACTCCTAATGATAAATTTGGCCATTGTATCAGTAAAGAGAGACAGGTTAAGAGGTGTTAATGAAGATGGACCTACCTGTACTCCTTGTAGCGATCAAAAGAGTCGCCACTCCAACCCTGAGTCTTATCGGCAGCCATGACCGAGAAGGAAATTAAGCAAAGCACCATctcgcaaaccctaaaccctaaagccgcCCTCCTTACCATAATCTCCCTCCTCGATCTCCCCAGTATCGCCGTCACCGTCCTCGCCGATCGCCTCTCACCACCTCCATCCTCCCTCCCACCGCCTCCTCCTAGGCCAGGCCCCACCTTCGTCACCGTCGCCGCCATGTCCTCCTCTCTCACCGAGCGGTTGACCACCACCACCCGCGACAAATCCTGGGGCTTCTCCGGCGCCGCATTTTCTGGCACGGCTGCGGGGGCGGCCGCGGTCACGGTCACGTTCGCTTTCGCAGGCTGCGGAGGTGGAGCCGCCGGAACCTGCTGCTCCGGGGCGTAAGAGCGGGTGTGCTTTTCGAGTGCGATGACGGCCTTGCAGGGGGACTTGGCCGGAGAGGATTCCGGCGTGGAGAAGGGAGGGTCTGGGTCATCGGATCGGAAGGGGGAGTGGGCCCGAAGTGGCGAATGAGGTGACTCTTTCTGAGCCACTGAGTCGGGCAGCGAGTTGTTTCTCACTCTGTTCTCTCGAGTCTGCATTTCTTCTCTCCGTGTGTCCCCGCGTCGCGCTGCGTCGTCTCTGaaggaagaaagaaggaaagGCCTGTTTGGGAAAGCAAGTGGgggagaaggtttaaagaaagcaagaaagaaaagaaagcaaaagctTAATTAAAGTGAGTCTTACGTTACAAGGACCATCGCCACGTGGCAGGCGTGAGGTGGAGAAAGAGTCCAACAGGTCTTCGCCACGTTTTGAAGAGTGGAAAGATTTTTGAGAGTTGCTGTCGTTATTTTGCTTCATATTGGTGACGTGGCAAGTACTTAGTGGTGTATTTAGTGAGAAGATGTGACAGCCTATATACGGAGTCGGGAGTGCGGGAAGTCAATTTACCCAGCCTCCACTAATTCTATTTTTGTcactttcaaatcatttcattaataattctcaattttattttttatctttcatTTGGATAAAAAGACAGGCcgagtttttttttatttgtataagaaaaatataattaattaaaataaaattttaaaaataatatattttctttaaaatcacAAAATACGATATTTGTGTAATATGCAAGAatagaataaaatataatataataattaaaaaaataaaattaatttttagagtACTACATTTTCGATACAGCACACGTTCTATGTTACTCCTAATTTATTCCATTCAAATTATCCCTGCAATGTGATTTCAgacaattttcttttcttttttctatgtTTTTGACAATATACCTTAATATTGACTCTGGCAACGtggaatttattttttctttgattaGAAGACTCTTCCATTCTTCACCCCATCCTCCTATTGCCTAGTTAGACTGTAGGCTCTGTCAATGTGGAGTAGAGGCCTTAAATTTGATATTAGATAGTTGAATTATCCAAGACTCTTGATTCCTATTTCCAAGCATTAAAAGATAATTAATGTCATTTTTCCTTAATGATATACATAGACTAgcaattgtgtgtgtgtgtgtgtgagagagagagagagagagagagagtcataaaGGGAAATTCTTTGGCATGTCATGTACTAAACGCATCACCTCCATCCATTTTAGGAGTCCCTATTCCATGGTGAAATCCACAAGTTGAATGATAGTGACGCGTGTACCAAACACCACCCAAGAATTTCTCCTCTACGAAGCATGTAAGTGGAGACTTTACAGGGTGCACCATAAAGTCATGGAGAGGGGGAGATTGCTTTGAGGGGTAGGCTTTCCCTCACGAAATAAAGCCCTAGATACCTTCCACTTCCCACcaccctttttctttttgttttggcAAACAGATTCCTCCTACACTTCGTGTACATCATACTTCCTGCACAGATAAACGCAGCAGTGGGAGCCCATCACAAAAATGGCACTTTGCCCTCCCTCATCTCTGCCTCAATCATAACACAGCCTTTGCCAGTTACACCCACGCCCCATGTCTCCTATTGAATATACCTTAAAGCAACAAGAAAAGCATCACATTCTCCCTCATGCCCTTCCATTCAACCCCATTCCCCTCCAGCAGCTTATTTCTATTCAATGGGATTTTTTAAGAAGAGAAGGGAAGCTCATTGCTTTCAACTTTAAACCGTCCCTAGGATTTGTGCTTTTCACTTTTCACTTTCCACATTATAGTCCTTTCCtcttagtttgaatttttgaacatcaAATTAGTGCCTTAGATTTAGATCTAtgagaatttaaataaaacacaatataaaattatattgactttttcccaaatcaatacaaattcaaatccattatgctcccaaacactaccttagaCTATAATTTAGTCCATATGCACCCATGCATACCCATactctaatatatatatacaaaccagCCCTTGAATCATTAAATGAAATACCACTTTGTGCGTCCAAACAACTAGAGCATGATAATTCTTAACGATTTCAAGTTGAGCCTTTTAAAAAGGTGTAAAATGAGACCATCTCCTAACCCAAATCATGGAAACAGGATCATAAGCGGACAAAAATGAATAGGGAAAAAGTGACCCAAAGAAATCCAAAAGATGCACGTGGAACTCTTCAAAAACTTTATTGCTCTTACACTTGTCACTCCATGATTAGCAGGGGAGGAAAACGAGGGGGCGCATACATGCAGGAGCTCAAATTGCAGAATATATCAGCAATCTTGCTTGCATAAAAATTCTTCTCTGCTTCACGTTGATGAAAGTTCTGCTAGACTAAACCTTATCAAAGACGTGCAGGGTATAAAGATGATTGCTACATCACTCAACCTGGTAGCTTCAAACGGTTGAACAAGACGAGAAAACTTCGCTCGGGGATGACATAAAGAAAACCTAGATCTGCACCTCGGATATTTGGCCCCATGCCCTACATAAAACCAAGAATGGGGTTGGCCCCATGCAGAAAACCAATTGCTGCGGCTAAATAACTAAGAGTGCAACTCAACAAAGAGCTTGCAAAAATCATGAATTGTTTCATTACCTTCCCATTGAGTAGAAGAAGTTCACCATCAACCCATTGTGGGTTTCGAAACCCAAATTCTGCTATTCTACCTTGACCTTTGTAACTTGCAGTCTGCATGAAAAAGATTTTACATTCAGTTGCCGCGCACAGAAAATCCAAAGAAGCCAAAGAGAAGGCAGCCAGTGAGATAATATGCTAATATTTCAACAGTTAGTTTCAGCCTTCAAAATGATGCTACTATTGCAACTCCTTACAGAGTTAATGCTgctaaattataattattttgtttGGACAAAAGAAATGCCGGACAGGAAACGAATGAAGCCTGTAGAGGCAGTACTGTTTCCCAAAATAAACGGTGACAAGGTCCCTCATCTAGAAGAATTATAGAATTTCCAATGAGGGAATTGTAAACTTTCCTGGTGTTCCCTGTATGAGAGTAGTAAGCATTTGCAAacaacacttccaaatatctaatTTGCAGTAGTATAGAAAACAACCTGAAAAAGTTCCCGCTTCATGGTTCAGAAAAAAATTCACATTGGTTGATAAGCCAATAGCTGGTGAATTTCAAGCATTTGAAAATAACAAAATTACCTCAGCTAGGtataggggagagagagagagagagagagagagagaggtagcaTAATTACCACTCCTAATTCATCTGGATACATCCCATGGTTTGAAGTGCGGTTTCCTTTCCCAATCTTAGCACGAAATGTCACCTAAAGAGTTAACAAATGAATATTGGTTAACATACCAGCTCCATTTTCATGCATTTAAAGTTAGCATGTCATTGCATATGACCCAAACCACCACAATCACCAAAGAGCTTCAAAAAACTACCTGGCCAGTGGGAACATTTAGATCCCCTGTCAGCTTTACAGCCTCAACATATTCAAAGAACCCCACATCAGAAGAGCCATCTGCATCATCTGAAACATTCCACTGACCGAACTTACGCCTTAATTGCACCACCTCAGTGCCGTGAACTCCAAACGCACCAACATACAGACCTACACTTCATCCAGCATCAGCATCTCTCATTCTAAAAGAAATTATCTATTCTGGATCATTTTTTACCCTTCGCGTGTGTGTGCACATGTGGGGGTGAGGAGAAGCAAACTTACCATCAAATGTATCAAAATTGCCTTCAGAAGTAGCAATTCGACTGAAAGTTGTATACTCAGATATTCTGTTCCGCTTCTGTGCCTGACTAACAGCGAGTTTGATGATTTCACGCACATCTCTAGTATCCTAAGTGGAAAACAgcaacaaaattaaaaaaaaaaaaatgaaattattgcTTTTCTCTTCCAAATCAATTTTTGCCTATTTCATAAATTAAGCTGTGTTTTACACAAAAGGTAGTCACTTCCATGAATTTGAATTGTTTCTTCAATTGTGAGATCAAACCATAAGTCATACCCAACTTAAAATCATCACCAGCACAAGATTTCTACAAAAGAAAGTACTACGTACTTttcacaacaaaaaaaaaaaaagaatcagtCAACAGTCCATAAAAGGCCGTACCCAgagcacaaggctcccactttgagtggggtctgggagaggCGGATGTCGGCaacttgaaaataataaaaagaaagaagaaaagggaaaagaatttaaaaattaaaaaaaaaaaaatacacctcTCATTCTTCTAGGAATTTTCTTTTAGAACCACTGAATTTTGAGAGTATCACAGATAAGATAAACAGCATACACAAATGTCATAACAGGATCACACCAAGCCTCATTTACTGAAGAAATGCTTTAAATCAATGTCTCACCTTTGAAGAAACCTTGTCAACACTCCAAAATGTCTTGGCAACATCAGAAGGCATGAGCTCAGAAACACCTTGAGCAGCAATGGCAGCCACTTTTAGCTTGGATGTTTCAACTTCTCCAGTATCATTACCTCTGCTTCTCCCAGGAACATGAAGTAAAAAAGAATCCTTTTCCATATCTTTGATTTCAGCTGGTAAACGCGCATAATCATCTTTGGTAGGTGTATCGTCATTATGTAAAACACCACCAATAAAAAGCTTCACGTCCAAATTCTTCCCATCTTCCTTTGAATCATTTTCTTCCCTATCAGGCTGAATATCATCCAAATTACCTGCTTCATCATCTGATTTTTCACCAGCACTTGGCTTCTCATTATCTTCCTGCATCAACTGCCGCATGGTATCATTGACCTCTCTCACTTCTTCAGGAACATCAACATTCATGACTTTAACTTTTAGCCCCGGAATTTTATCTTTAAGAAAGTTTATCACACTCCTTATCCCTTCCTCAGTTGTTCCTTCAACATTTGATCCCTTTTCCTCACTTTTATCTGCCTTAGCTTCATTCTCCTGAATGCCTACTGCAGATGCATTCTCATTCAGGGAAGTGGACAAGCCTTTCGTGGCTTTTGATGCTGAACTTGCAGAGTTTGCTGAACTTCCTTTTGCTCGTTGCAAGTATACTACCTGTCAAAGGAAACAATTCTGCATGAACTTTGTGAtgaaattcagaaaattaaacaAATACTGAGGAAAACTTCCCACTTAAAAAATCCCACAAGACTGGTAGACATTAAAAGATATAGAATGCAAGAAGAATGAAGGGGCTTCAGGAAAGAAAATGTTGGCACCTCTATAGGACTACCAGCCACCAGATAGTCTTTGGGACATGCGCTGTAAATTTAAGAACCAATTTAAACCAGGGTAATATACTCAATTTATATCCAATAGTGACATACTCAGGGCACAGTGATCACAGAACTCGCTAAAGAAAGATAAAATAAACAACATATAGAGAAGGCCGCAGTTGTTAGTCCCACAACCATATCTttgccaaaaaaaatttcatgtgtCAGCCCAAAGCATAAGACTCCTGCTTTTGGCTGGCTCCAAGGGAACTAGGCAAGTGGACAGCCGCATCTACAGCAACAAAAAACCAAGCCAAACTTTTAGGCATTCAAGCTCAGCTCAATTAAAAGTACTCGAGCTCAAATTTCAGCAGCTCTTTTCTAAACAGCTGCCCCTATTTCTAGATAATTGACTGACTTTTCATGCATGACAGAAATTACATGCCACCAGAACTGGACTGGTCAATCAGCGAGCCACCTGGTCAGTTCAGCTCATCCAGCTAAGATACTAGCAACCCCATTGAAGACCACTAACCAACCCCTGAATCCCAGCCAAATTCCAAATAACCAATATAACCCAGGCAAGCAGGCAGATCTCCTTCGAAAAATAATAACGGAAAGCATAAGTTCGAATGCCCAAAGAACCCCACAATCTACCCATTACTATTTTTACACAGGTTATTTCAGTGGTATCTTAAAAGAATTCTATTTACCATATAGAACGCAAACAGAAAAGAGTAAAGTGTCATTTGAATGATATGAACATAAACAAGATAAATTCACTTCTAAAAATGTCATAGCAAACAAGCATACTAACCCTTCCAAATTGAATTCATTTCTCTTCACTAACTACTATTTCACTAGTAAATTCAGTAATTCACCAATAATTTTCAGGCTGATTCTAAACAAAGCTGGTCCTGAGCACAGCAGGATGAAATTTCAAAACAACCACATCTTGGACTTGGGTAAGGCTGATCACGTTGATCAGCTACCATATGAACAATCAAACACCCATACAAAGCAAAAATCAATCAACATTGTGTCATTTTGAGTACTTTAAGGCATCACCTCTAAACAAAGCCAACGCACTGGGCCAAGCTTCATTGCTATAAGTTTTTCATCATATCATGTTTTTAAATTGTGTCCAAAAAAGTTACAGCAGTTTAGAATTGAACCAATCTTGACCAGGTTAACCACCATTTTT
The Malania oleifera isolate guangnan ecotype guangnan chromosome 13, ASM2987363v1, whole genome shotgun sequence DNA segment above includes these coding regions:
- the LOC131146102 gene encoding protein EXECUTER 2, chloroplastic-like — encoded protein: MAVTNAWGTAMAHAVAVPRLRQTHSCFVDFSAKKFANSSFFGPDWGWGCAIHKLPVYQQRSNSNLRCRCINNRKESSDWDWNRWCRHFSEIEQAEGFTSVLKFQLEEAIEKEEFQDAAKLKMAIVEATSKDSVAEIMLQLKNAIEEERYRDASRLCKDTGSGLVGWWVGCSKDSDDPFGTLIHIAPGVGRFVGRSYTPRQLVSASPGTPLFEIFVIKDADGTYNMQVVYLQRAKGSSANSASSASKATKGLSTSLNENASAVGIQENEAKADKSEEKGSNVEGTTEEGIRSVINFLKDKIPGLKVKVMNVDVPEEVREVNDTMRQLMQEDNEKPSAGEKSDDEAGNLDDIQPDREENDSKEDGKNLDVKLFIGGVLHNDDTPTKDDYARLPAEIKDMEKDSFLLHVPGRSRGNDTGEVETSKLKVAAIAAQGVSELMPSDVAKTFWSVDKVSSKDTRDVREIIKLAVSQAQKRNRISEYTTFSRIATSEGNFDTFDGLYVGAFGVHGTEVVQLRRKFGQWNVSDDADGSSDVGFFEYVEAVKLTGDLNVPTGQVTFRAKIGKGNRTSNHGMYPDELGVTASYKGQGRIAEFGFRNPQWVDGELLLLNGKGMGPNIRGADLGFLYVIPERSFLVLFNRLKLPG
- the LOC131146103 gene encoding CASP-like protein 4A3; this translates as MQTRENRVRNNSLPDSVAQKESPHSPLRAHSPFRSDDPDPPFSTPESSPAKSPCKAVIALEKHTRSYAPEQQVPAAPPPQPAKANVTVTAAAPAAVPENAAPEKPQDLSRVVVVNRSVREEDMAATVTKVGPGLGGGGGREDGGGERRSARTVTAILGRSRREIMVRRAALGFRVCEMVLCLISFSVMAADKTQGWSGDSFDRYKEYRYCLSVTVIAFVYSGFQAYDLAYHLITGKHVIRHHLRCHFNFFMDQVLAYLLISASSSAATRVDDWQSNWGKDEFTEMASASVGMSFLAFAAFALSSLISGYDLCTRDLT